In Lemur catta isolate mLemCat1 chromosome 1, mLemCat1.pri, whole genome shotgun sequence, one DNA window encodes the following:
- the N6AMT1 gene encoding methyltransferase N6AMT1 isoform X1: MAAPSLPTPVHGHVGRGLFSDVYEPAEDTFLLLDALEAAAAELAGVEICLEVGSGSGVVSAFLASMIGPQALYMCTDINPEAAACTLETARCNKVHIQPVITDLVKGLLPRLKEKVDLLVFNPPYVVTPPEEVLPTRKWEKWGQFLFQVGSHGIAAAWAGGRNGREVMDRFFPLASDLLSPRGLFYLVTIKENNPEEILKTMETKGLQGTTALSRQAGQEVLSVLKFTKS, encoded by the exons ATGGCGGCGCCCAGCTTGCCCACGCCGGTGCACGGGCATGTGGGCCGCGGCCTCTTTAGCGACGTCTACGAGCCCGCGGAGGACACGTTCCTGCTGCTGGACGCGCTCGAGGCAGCTGCGGCCGAGCTGGCCGG agtgGAAATATGCCTTGAAGTAGGGTCAGGGTCTGGAGTAGTATCTGCATTCCTAGCCTCTATGATAGGTCCTCAGGCTTTGTACAT GTGCACTGATATCAACCCAGAGGCTGCAGCTTGTACCCTGGAGACAGCACGTTGTAACAAAGTCCACATTCAGCCAGTAATTACAGATTTG GTCAAAGGCTTGCTACCAAGATTGAAGGAAAAAGTTGATCTTCTGGTGTTTAATCCCCCCTATGTAGTGACTCCACCTGAAGAG GTATTACCTACCAGAAAGTGGGAAAAGTGGGGCCAATTCTTATTTCAG GTAGGAAGTCACGGAATAGCGGCAGCATGGGCTGGTGGCAGAAATGGTCGAGAAGTCATGGACAGATTCTTTCCACTGGCTTCAGATCTCCTTTCACCAAGAGGATTATTCTATTTAGTTACCATTAAAGAAAACAATCCAG aagaaattttaaaaacaatggagACAAAGGGTCTACAAGGGACCACTGCACTTTCCAGGCAAGCAGGCCAAGAAGTCCTTTCAGTCCTCAAGTTTACCAAGTCCTAA
- the N6AMT1 gene encoding methyltransferase N6AMT1 isoform X2 has protein sequence MAAPSLPTPVHGHVGRGLFSDVYEPAEDTFLLLDALEAAAAELAGVEICLEVGSGSGVVSAFLASMIGPQALYMCTDINPEAAACTLETARCNKVHIQPVITDLVKGLLPRLKEKVDLLVFNPPYVVTPPEEVGSHGIAAAWAGGRNGREVMDRFFPLASDLLSPRGLFYLVTIKENNPEEILKTMETKGLQGTTALSRQAGQEVLSVLKFTKS, from the exons ATGGCGGCGCCCAGCTTGCCCACGCCGGTGCACGGGCATGTGGGCCGCGGCCTCTTTAGCGACGTCTACGAGCCCGCGGAGGACACGTTCCTGCTGCTGGACGCGCTCGAGGCAGCTGCGGCCGAGCTGGCCGG agtgGAAATATGCCTTGAAGTAGGGTCAGGGTCTGGAGTAGTATCTGCATTCCTAGCCTCTATGATAGGTCCTCAGGCTTTGTACAT GTGCACTGATATCAACCCAGAGGCTGCAGCTTGTACCCTGGAGACAGCACGTTGTAACAAAGTCCACATTCAGCCAGTAATTACAGATTTG GTCAAAGGCTTGCTACCAAGATTGAAGGAAAAAGTTGATCTTCTGGTGTTTAATCCCCCCTATGTAGTGACTCCACCTGAAGAG GTAGGAAGTCACGGAATAGCGGCAGCATGGGCTGGTGGCAGAAATGGTCGAGAAGTCATGGACAGATTCTTTCCACTGGCTTCAGATCTCCTTTCACCAAGAGGATTATTCTATTTAGTTACCATTAAAGAAAACAATCCAG aagaaattttaaaaacaatggagACAAAGGGTCTACAAGGGACCACTGCACTTTCCAGGCAAGCAGGCCAAGAAGTCCTTTCAGTCCTCAAGTTTACCAAGTCCTAA
- the N6AMT1 gene encoding methyltransferase N6AMT1 isoform X3: protein MTVAGLRLLLPRVEICLEVGSGSGVVSAFLASMIGPQALYMCTDINPEAAACTLETARCNKVHIQPVITDLVKGLLPRLKEKVDLLVFNPPYVVTPPEEVLPTRKWEKWGQFLFQVGSHGIAAAWAGGRNGREVMDRFFPLASDLLSPRGLFYLVTIKENNPEEILKTMETKGLQGTTALSRQAGQEVLSVLKFTKS, encoded by the exons ATGACTGTGGCAGGACTCCGTCTCCTTTTGCCAAG agtgGAAATATGCCTTGAAGTAGGGTCAGGGTCTGGAGTAGTATCTGCATTCCTAGCCTCTATGATAGGTCCTCAGGCTTTGTACAT GTGCACTGATATCAACCCAGAGGCTGCAGCTTGTACCCTGGAGACAGCACGTTGTAACAAAGTCCACATTCAGCCAGTAATTACAGATTTG GTCAAAGGCTTGCTACCAAGATTGAAGGAAAAAGTTGATCTTCTGGTGTTTAATCCCCCCTATGTAGTGACTCCACCTGAAGAG GTATTACCTACCAGAAAGTGGGAAAAGTGGGGCCAATTCTTATTTCAG GTAGGAAGTCACGGAATAGCGGCAGCATGGGCTGGTGGCAGAAATGGTCGAGAAGTCATGGACAGATTCTTTCCACTGGCTTCAGATCTCCTTTCACCAAGAGGATTATTCTATTTAGTTACCATTAAAGAAAACAATCCAG aagaaattttaaaaacaatggagACAAAGGGTCTACAAGGGACCACTGCACTTTCCAGGCAAGCAGGCCAAGAAGTCCTTTCAGTCCTCAAGTTTACCAAGTCCTAA